A region from the Palaemon carinicauda isolate YSFRI2023 chromosome 16, ASM3689809v2, whole genome shotgun sequence genome encodes:
- the LOC137655539 gene encoding myosin heavy chain, clone 203-like, whose product MDKLFEKTLPYLALTALCVVAVLLEASGIHLRYIFAGVNRDGHDNVFWMDYFLLFVGLGAVLLFGLRQGKRRKTDEGKGDLKKNIRETCVTLKEQVKNLNVIAVYMTKIQELERKLKETEDFKKKEEVESILRFTKKQLDYQALEDKIRCLEDQKSLMEKQMAAYERSKAELEEKLLQIKEENKDLKKYADEVAQRNDDLNNQVMSLKAHLAKCNCRLVQLQTDVDKMHKNLCKVTEEMMEMEKHIKAQAETINRCMNDKEEMQLKVQDLQKEVRFFSQAKQNLECQLQEKDTRLRDQNALLQERDGRLQEITKKANAIDGEKNRLQDELRQLQREKEQCLRDLENIKMQKKQKEEINARLQLQISVLMRWRQGVAFGLKKTDDQLANVAR is encoded by the coding sequence atggataagttatttgaaaagacTTTGCCTTACTTGGCCCTCACAGCTCTCTGCGTAGTCGCCGTGCTCCTTGAAGCTTCCGGGATTCATCTTCGGTACATCTTCGCTGGAGTCAACCGTGATGGTCATGACAACGTCTTTTGGATGGACTATTTTCTTCTCTTTGTTGGACTTGGAGCAGTTCTTTTATTTGGTCTGAGGCAAGGAAAGCGACGAAAGACTGATGAAGGAAAAGGAGACTTGAAGAAAAACATTAGGGAGACCTGTGTCACACTAAAAGAGCAAGTGAAGAATCTGAATGTGATCGCCGTTTATATGACAAAGATTCAGGAGCTGGAGCGCAAGTTGAAAGAAACAGAGGATTttaagaagaaagaagaagtggAGAGTATTTTGAGATTTACAAAGAAGCAGTTGGATTATCAAGCCTTGGAAGACAAGATCCGTTGCCTCGAGGATCAGAAGAGTCTTATGGAAAAGCAGATGGCGGCTTATGAAAGGTCTAAAGCTGAACTGGAAGAAAAgctccttcagatcaaagaagaaaacaaagacctGAAGAAATATGCTGATGAAGTGGCCCAAAGAAATGATGACTTGAATAACCAGGTGATGAGTCTGAAAGCTCACTTGGCTAAGTGCAATTGCCGCCTCGTTCAGCTACAGACTGATGTAGATAAGATGCACAAGAATCTGTGTAAAGTGACTGAAGAAATGATGGAGATGGAAAAACACATCAAGGCACAAGCCGAGACAATCAACCGATGCATGAATGACAAGGAAGAGATGCAGCTTAAAGTTCAAGATCTACAAAAAGAAGTAAGATTCTTTTCTCAAGCGAAGCAAAATCTGGAATGCCAGCTTCAGGAAAAAGACACCAGACTCCGGGATCAGAATGCGTTGCTGCAAGAGAGAGACGGTCGTCTTCAGGAGATAACCAAGAAAGCCAACGCCATCGATGGAGAAAAAAATCGACTGCAAGATGAGCTGCGGCAGCTACAACGAGAGAAGGAACAGTGTCTCCGTGACCTTGAAAACatcaagatgcagaagaaacaaaaagaggaaataaaCGCTCGACTTCAACTACAAATCTCTGTTCTTATGAGATGGCGCCAAGGTGTGGCCTTTGGCCTGAAGAAAACTGACGACCAGCTCGCCAATGTGGCTCGTTAG
- the LOC137655540 gene encoding myosin heavy chain, clone 203-like, which produces MDKLFEKTLPYLALIALCGVAVLREASGNHLRYIFAGVNRDGHDNVFWMDNFLLFVGLGAILVFGVRQGKRQKTDEEKGDLKRNIRENCVTLKEQVKNLNVIAVNMTKIQELERKLKETEDCKKKEELESILRFTKKQLDYQTLEDKIRCLQDQKSLIEKQMAAYERSKAELEEKLLQIKEENKDLKKYADEVAQRNDDLNNQVMSLKAHLAKCNCRLVQLQTDADKMHKNLCKVTEEMMEMEKHIKAQAETINRCMNDKEEMQLKVQDLQKEVRFFSQAKQNLECQLQEKDTRLRDQNVLLQERDGRLQEITKKANAIDGENNRLQDELRQLQREKEQCLRDLENIKMQKKQQEETNTRLQQQISVLMRWHEGVAFGLMETDQQLFNGAS; this is translated from the coding sequence atggataagttatttgaaaagacTTTGCCTTACTTGGCCCTCATAGCTCTCTGCGGAGTCGCCGTGCTCCGTGAAGCCTCCGGGAATCATCTTCGGTACATCTTCGCTGGAGTCAACCGTGATGGTCATGACAACGTCTTTTGGATGGACAATTTCCTTCTCTTTGTTGGACTTGGAGCAATTCTTGTATTTGGTGTGAGGCAAGGAAAGCGACAAAAGACTGATGAAGAAAAAGGAGACTTGAAAAGAAACATTAGGGAGAACTGTGTCACACTAAAAGAGCAAGTGAAGAATCTGAATGTGATCGCCGTTAATATGACAAAGATTCAGGAGCTGGAGCGCAAGTTGAAAGAAACAGAGGattgtaagaagaaagaagaattGGAGAGTATTTTGAGATTTACAAAGAAGCAGTTGGATTATCAAACCTTGGAAGACAAGATCCGTTGCCTCCAGGATCAGAAGAGTCTTATTGAAAAGCAGATGGCGGCTTATGAAAGGTCTAAAGCTGAACTGGAAGAAAAgctccttcagatcaaagaagaaaacaaagacctGAAGAAATATGCTGATGAAGTGGCCCAAAGAAATGATGACTTGAATAACCAGGTGATGAGTCTGAAAGCTCACTTGGCTAAGTGCAATTGCCGCCTCGTTCAGCTACAGACTGATGCAGATAAGATGCACAAGAATCTGTGTAAAGTGACTGAAGAAATGATGGAGATGGAAAAACACATCAAGGCACAAGCCGAGACAATCAACCGGTGCATGAATGACAAGGAAGAGATGCAGCTTAAAGTTCAAGATCTACAAAAAGAAGTAAGATTCTTTTCTCAAGCGAAGCAAAATCTGGAATGCCAGCTTCAAGAAAAAGACACCAGACTCCGGGATCAGAATGTGTTGCTGCAAGAGAGAGACGGTCGTCTTCAGGAGATAACCAAGAAAGCCAACGCCATCGATGGAGAAAATAATCGACTGCAAGATGAGCTGCGGCAGCTACAACGAGAGAAGGAACAGTGTCTCCGTGACCTTGAAAACATCAAGATGCAAAAGAAACAGCaagaggaaacaaacacaagactcCAACAACAAATCTCTGTTCTCATGAGATGGCACGAAGGTGTGGCCTTTGGCCTGATGGAGACTGATCAACAGCTCTTTAATGGGGCTTCATAG
- the LOC137655541 gene encoding myosin heavy chain, clone 203-like: MDKLFEKTLPYLALTALCGVAVLREASGNHLRYIFAGVNRDGHDNVFWMDNFLLFVGLGAVLLFGLRQGKRRKTDEGKGDLKKNIRETCVKLKEQVKDLNVIAVYMTKIQELERKLKETEDCKKKEVESILRFTKQQLEHQALEDKICCLEDQKSLMEKQMAAYERSKAELEEKLLQIKEENKDLKKYADEVAQRNDDLNNQVMSLKAHLAKCNCRLVQLQTESDKMHKNLCKVTEEMMEMEKHIKAQAETINRCKNDKEEMQLKVQDLQKEVRFFSQAKQNLECQLQEKDTRLRNQNELLQERDGRLQEITKKANAIDGENNLLQDELRQLQREKEQCLRDLENVKMQKKQKEEINARLQLQISILMRWRQGVAFGLKKTDDQLANGAP; encoded by the coding sequence atggataagttatttgaaaagacTTTGCCTTACTTGGCCCTCACAGCTCTCTGCGGAGTCGCCGTGCTCCGTGAAGCCTCCGGGAATCATCTTCGGTACATCTTCGCTGGAGTCAACCGTGATGGTCATGACAACGTCTTTTGGATGGACAATTTTCTTCTCTTTGTTGGACTAGGAGCAGTTCTTTTATTTGGTCTGAGACAAGGAAAGCGACGAAAGACTGATGAAGGAAAAGGAGACTTGAAGAAAAACATTAGGGAGACCTGTGTCAAACTAAAAGAGCAAGTAAAGGATCTGAATGTGATCGCCGTTTATATGACAAAGATTCAGGAGCTGGAGCGCAAGTTGAAAGAAACAGAGGATTGTAAGAAGAAAGAAGTGGAGAGTATCTTAAGATTTACAAAGCAGCAGTTGGAGCATCAAGCCTTGGAAGACAAGATCTGTTGCCTCGAGGATCAGAAGAGTCTTATGGAAAAGCAGATGGCGGCTTATGAAAGGTCTAAAGCTGAACTGGAAGAAAAgctccttcagatcaaagaagaaaacaaagacctGAAGAAATATGCTGATGAAGTGGCCCAAAGAAATGATGACTTGAATAACCAGGTGATGAGTCTGAAAGCTCACTTGGCTAAGTGCAATTGCCGCCTCGTTCAGCTACAGACTGAATCAGATAAGATGCACAAGAAtctttgtaaagtgactgaagaaaTGATGGAGATGGAAAAACACATCAAGGCTCAAGCCGAGACAATCAACCGATGCAAGAATGACAAGGAAGAGATGCAGCTTAAAGTTCAAGATCTACAAAAAGAAGTAAGATTCTTTTCTCAAGCGAAGCAAAATCTGGAATGCCAGCTTCAAGAAAAAGACACCAGACTCCGGAATCAGAATGAGTTGCTGCAAGAGAGAGACGGTCGTCTTCAGGAGATAACCAAGAAAGCCAACGCCATCGATGGAGAAAATAATCTACTGCAAGATGAGCTGCGGCAGCTACAACGAGAGAAGGAACAGTGTCTCCGTGACCTTGAAAACgtcaagatgcagaagaaacaaaaagaggaaataaaCGCTCGACTCCAACTACAAATCTCTATTCTCATGAGATGGCGCCAAGGTGTGGCCTTTGGCCTGAAGAAAACTGACGACCAGCTCGCCAATGGGGCTCCATAG
- the LOC137655542 gene encoding myosin heavy chain, clone 203-like → MKRSFKPLCGVAVLCEASGNHHRYIFAGVNRDGHDNVFWMDNFLLFVGLGAVLLFCVRQGKRRKTDEEKGDLKRNIRENCVTLKEQVKNLNVIAVLMTKIQELERKLKETEDCKKKEELESILRFTKKQLDYQALEDKIRCLEDQKSLMEKQMAAYERSKAELEEKLLQIKEENKELKKYADEVAQRNDDLNNQVMSLKAHLAKCNCRLVQLQTDADKMHKNLCKVTEEMMEMEKHIKAQAETINRCKNDKEEMQLKVQDLQKEVRFFSQAKQNLECQLQEKDTRLRDQNALLQERDGRLQEITKKANAIDGENNRLQDELRQLQREKEQCLRDLENIKMQKKQKEEINARLQQQISVLMRWRQGVALGLMETDQQLFNGAS, encoded by the exons atgaaaagatcattcaaac CTCTCTGCGGAGTCGCCGTGCTCTGTGAAGCCTCCGGGAATCATCATCGGTACATCTTCGCTGGAGTCAACCGTGATGGTCATGACAACGTCTTTTGGATGGACAATTTCCTTCTCTTTGTTGGACTTGGAGCAGTTCTTCTATTTTGTGTGAGGCAAGGAAAGCGACGAAAGACTGATGAAGAAAAAGGAGACTTGAAGAGAAACATTAGGGAAAACTGTGTCACACTAAAAGAGCAAGTGAAGAATCTGAATGTGATCGCCGTTCTTATGACAAAGATTCAGGAGCTGGAGCGCAAGTTGAAAGAAACAGAGGattgtaagaagaaagaagaattGGAGAGTATTTTGAGATTTACAAAGAAGCAGTTGGATTATCAAGCCTTGGAAGACAAGATCCGTTGCCTCGAGGATCAGAAGAGTCTTATGGAAAAGCAGATGGCGGCTTATGAAAGGTCTAAAGCTGAACTGGAAGAAAAgctccttcagatcaaagaagaaaacaaagaacTGAAGAAATATGCTGATGAAGTGGCCCAAAGAAATGATGACTTGAATAACCAGGTGATGAGTCTGAAAGCTCACTTGGCTAAGTGCAATTGCCGGCTCGTTCAGCTACAGACTGATGCAGATAAGATGCACAAGAATTTGTGTAAAGTGACTGAAGAAATGATGGAGATGGAAAAACACATCAAGGCACAAGCCGAGACAATCAACCGATGCAAGAATGACAAGGAAGAGATGCAGCTTAAAGTTCAAGATCTACAAAAAGAAGTAAGATTCTTTTCTCAAGCGAAGCAAAATCTGGAATGCCAGCTTCAAGAAAAAGACACCAGACTCCGGGATCAGAATGCGTTGCTGCAAGAGAGAGACGGTCGTCTTCAGGAGATAACCAAGAAAGCCAACGCCATCGATGGAGAAAATAATCGACTGCAAGATGAGCTGCGGCAGCTACAACGAGAGAAGGAACAGTGTCTCCGTGACCTTGAAAACatcaagatgcagaagaaacaaaaagaggaaataaaCGCTCGACTCCAACAACAAATCTCTGTTCTCATGAGATGGCGCCAAGGTGTGGCCCTTGGCCTGATGGAGACTGATCAACAGCTCTTTAATGGGGCTTCATAG
- the LOC137655543 gene encoding myosin heavy chain, clone 203-like, whose translation MTITVDSSKDVPKMIPGGFTEHGDSTESCEGQVSSVIHHISNMDKLFEKTLPYLALTALCGVAVLREASGNHLRYIFAGVNRDGHDNVFWMDNFLLFVGLGAILVFGVRQGKRRKTDEEKGDLKKNIRETCVTLKEQVKNLNVIAVNMTKIQELERKLKETEDCKKKEEVESILRFTKQQMDYQALEDKIRCLEDQKSLMEKQMAAYERSKAELEEKLLQIKEENKDLKKYADEVAQRNDDLNNQVMSLKAHLAKCNCRLVQLQTDADKMHKNLCKVTEEMMEMEKHIKAQAETINRCMNDKEEMQLKVQDLQKEVRFFSQAKQNLECQLQEKDTRLRDQNALLQERDGRLQEITKKANAIDGENNRLQDELRQLQREKEQCLRDLENIKMQKKQKEEINARLQLQISLLMRWRQGVAFGLKETDDQLFDGAP comes from the exons ATGACCATCACGGTTGACTCCAGCAAAGATGTACCGAAGATGATTCCCGGAGGCTTCACGGAGCACGGCGACTCCACAGAGAGCTGTGAGGGCCAA GTGAGCAGCGTTATTcatcacatatctaacatggataagttatttgaaaagacTTTGCCTTACTTGGCCCTCACAGCTCTCTGCGGAGTCGCCGTGCTCCGTGAAGCCTCCGGGAATCATCTTCGGTACATCTTCGCTGGAGTCAACCGTGATGGTCATGACAACGTCTTTTGGATGGACAATTTCCTTCTCTTTGTTGGACTTGGAGCAATTCTTGTATTTGGTGTGAGGCAAGGAAAGCGACGAAAGACTGATGAAGAAAAAGGAGACTTGAAGAAAAACATTAGGGAGACCTGTGTCACACTAAAAGAGCAAGTGAAGAATCTGAATGTGATCGCCGTTAATATGACAAAGATTCAGGAGCTGGAGCGCAAGTTGAAAGAAACAGAGGattgtaagaagaaagaagaagtggAGAGTATCTTAAGATTTACAAAGCAGCAGATGGATTATCAAGCCTTGGAAGACAAGATCCGTTGTCTCGAGGATCAGAAGAGTCTTATGGAAAAGCAGATGGCGGCTTATGAAAGGTCTAAAGCTGAACTGGAAGAAAAgctccttcagatcaaagaagaaaacaaagacctGAAGAAATATGCTGATGAAGTGGCCCAAAGAAATGATGACTTGAATAACCAGGTGATGAGTCTGAAAGCTCACTTGGCTAAGTGCAATTGCCGGCTCGTTCAGCTACAGACTGATGCAGATAAGATGCACAAGAATCTGTGTAAAGTGACTGAAGAAATGATGGAGATGGAAAAACACATCAAGGCACAAGCCGAGACAATCAACCGATGCATGAATGACAAGGAAGAGATGCAGCTTAAAGTTCAAGATCTACAAAAAGAAGTAAGATTCTTTTCTCAAGCAAAGCAAAATCTGGAATGCCAGCTTCAAGAAAAAGACACCAGACTCCGGGATCAGAATGCGTTGCTGCAAGAGAGAGACGGTCGTCTTCAGGAGATAACCAAGAAAGCCAACGCCATCGATGGAGAAAATAATCGACTGCAAGATGAGCTGCGGCAGCTACAACGAGAGAAGGAACAGTGTCTCCGTGACCTTGAAAACatcaagatgcagaagaaacaaaaagaggaaataaaCGCTCGACTCCAACTACAAATCTCTCTTCTCATGAGATGGCGCCAAGGTGTGGCCTTTGGCCTGAAGGAAACTGACGACCAGCTCTTCGATGGGGCTCCATAG